ATATTGGCAGTGCTTATACAACTATAGCAGCGGATGTAGTAGCCAGATTTAATCGCTTACAGGGACATCAAGTGCTACTAATTACAGGTACAGATGAACACGGGCAAAAAATTCAGCGTTCAGCAGCAAATTTAGGAAAACCACCACAAGATTTTTGTGATGAAATCGTTCCTAGTTTTCTTAACTTGTGGGATTTACTCGACATTCAATATGATCGCTTTAGTCGGACTACAGCACCCCGTCACCAAGCGATAGTGAAAGAGTTTTTTCAGCGAGTTTGGGAAACTGGTGACATCTACCAAGGACAACAGAAAGGTTGGTACTGCGTTTCCTGTGAAGAATTCAAGGAAGAACGGGATTTACTTGCAGACAAACACTGTCCCACCCATACTAACAAACAAGTAGAGTGGCGAGACGAGCAGAACTATTTTTTTCGCTTGTCTAAATATCAAACCCAGTTAGAGGAGTTTTACCAGTCCCACCCAGATTTTATCCAACCTGTCAGCAGACGGAATGAAGTTTTCAATTTTGTCGCTCAAGGTTTACAGGACTTTTCAATTTCCCGGGTAAATCTGGATTGGGGTTTTCCTGTACCTGTGAATTCTCAACATACATTATATGTGTGGTTTGATGCTTTGCTGGGTTATGTTACGGCATTGTTAGAACCAGATGCAGAACCAACTTTAGCTAATGCTTTACAAACATGGTGGCCGATTAACCTGCACCTGATTGGTAAAGATATTTTACGCTTTCATGCTGTGTACTGGCCAGCAATGTTGATGTCAGCAGGTTTACCTTTACCAGACAGGGTATTTGGACATGGTTTTTTAACTAAAGATGGTCAAAAAATGGGGAAGACTTTAGGTAATACCCTTGATCCTATTACTTTAGTGGAAAATTATGGTAGTGATGCCGTTCGTTATTACTTCCTTAAGGAAATCGAATTTGGTAAAGATGGCGATTTTAATGAAATAAGGTTCATTAATGTTTTGAATGCAGATTTGGCGAATGATTTAGGTAATTTGTTAAATCGGACTTTAAACATGGTGAAGAAATACTGTGCTAGTCAAGTACCGTCCATCAGCCAATCAGCTATTCCCATTGACAATCCTTTGAAAACAATGGGTTTGCAGTTAGGAGAAAAGGTGAAACAAGCATACACAGCATTAGCTTTCAATGAAGCCTGTCACTATGTTTTATCTCTGGTACAAGCCAGTAATAAGTTTATTGATGATCAAGCTCCTTGGTCATTATATAAACAAGGTAAGCAGGGGGAAGTGGAAGTGGTGCTATATGCGGTGCTGGAATCTGTAAGACTAGCAGCTTATCTTCTCTCCCCAATTATTCCTAATATCAGCAGTGATATTTATCAGCAATTAGGCTGGGGAATAAATTTTAATGAACAAAAAGAAAGTGCAATTTTAGCTCCTTTTTGTACCCACTCAACATGGGGAATATTATCCGATAAACAAATATTGGGAACGCCAAAACCAGTTTTTAAACGGATAGAAACATCAAAATAAAAGATTAATTTTGGGAACTGCGAATTTCTTAAAAAACCAAAGAATTCGGGGAACAGGGAACAGGGAACAGGGAACAGGGAATAAAGAACAATATTGATCTTTACTCTTGCCTCTTGCCTCTTGCCTCTTGCCTTCTGAACTCCTGAATTCTTATCATAAGCAACTCTAACAAGTAGATAGTTAGAAATTTCTATCATAACAGGGATAACAACACAAGGTATGACAACAATGTTGAACAATTTTGAAAACGACTCAATATTTACCCCAGAACAGGTTTTGGAAAATCGGGGTCGGGTGGCTATCTTTATTGATGGCTCAAACTTATTTTATGCGGCACTACAACTAGGAATCGAAATTGATTACACTAAGTTATTGTGCCGATTGACTGGCGGATCAAGGCTATTACGGGCTTTTTTCTATACAGGAGTGGATCGGACAAATGAGAAACAACAAGGCTTTTTGTTGTGGATGCGTCGTAACGGTTATCGGGTGATTGCTAAGGATTTGGTGCAATTACCAGATGGCTCTAAAAAAGCTAACTTAGATGTGGAAATAGCTGTTGATATGATGGCATTGTGCGATTCCTATGATACCGCAGTTTTAGTCAGCGGTGACGGCGATTTGGCTTATGCTGTCAATTCTGTCAGCTATCGTGGGGTGAGGGTAGAGGTGGTGAGTTTGCGTTCTATGACTAGTGATAGTTTAATTAATGTGAGCGATCGCTATATTGATTTAGAAGCCATCAAAGAAGATATCCAAAAAACTCCCCGCCAAAGTTATCCATATCGCCCATTGTCTAGTATGGGCTTTTTAGACGATCCTAGAGATAGTAATAGACATCTAGAAGTTCCAGAATAATGCAAGATTCACAAGCGAGGGAGAATGGAAGACAAGATGGAAAACATCAGAGGGGAATTAAAAATCATTCTCCCCACTTCTGTTCATTTTTGGGGTTAACATCACTAACTAATTGGTTTTACCTGCCTTTGATATTATGTTTAGGCTTATGCTTGTCGAGTTGCGGTAATCTATTACCTACCCAATCAAAAACTGATCCTTCATCTCCAAAAGATGATGATACTAAGATAACTTTTTTTAGGATTGTTTTTGAACAATTTGATGAGGTAGGTAGACCAATTTGGAAAGTTAAAGCTAAAGAGGCAAAGTACACTACAGATAAACAAGTAGGTCAGGCGGAAAATCCTGAAGGGGAACTTTACCAAGATGGAAAAGTTGTCTACCAAATTAAAGCAGAAAAAGCTGACATTAAGCAAGATGGTAAGCAACTATTTCTTCAAGGTAAAATTGTCGCTACTGATACCCGTAATGGGATTGTCTTCAAGGGTAATGAGCTAGAATGGCGGCCTCAAGAAGATTTATTAATTGTTCGCAATCAGTTAAATGGTAGTCATAAACAATTACAGGCTGTAGCTCAAGAGGCAAAGATTAAAACTCGTGAACAACGGGTAGAATTTTCACAAGGAGTAGTTGCTAAATCCACAGATCCACAGTTGCAAATGCAAACTGAGCATTTAATATGGCATATTAAGGAGGAGAAATTATTTAGCGATCGCCCAATTCAAATAGAAAGATATAAAGATAACAAAATTACTGCACGTGGTCAGGGTAACGCCGCAGAAATTAATTTAAAAACTCAAATTGCGACTCTCAAACCACAGGCAAAATTAGAGTTAATAGATCCACCAATGCAAATTACTAGTAACTCTATAACCTGGAATATTAACAAAGAAAATATTACCACAAATTCTCCTATTCGCATATTTCAAACTGCTGAGAATGTGACTGTCACCGCTAATCAGGGAAAAATGAAAATACCAGAAAACACGGTGTATCTCACTGGTAATGTTAATGCGGTTGGAAAACGTAGTCAGTCTTTAAAATCAAATCAACTGACTTGGTATTTAGATAAAAAATTGTTAGAAGCTCAAGGAAATATAATTTATCGTCAAATTGAACCAAAATTAACTTTTCAAGGGGAAACAGCCGTCGGTAATTTAGAAACAGAAAATATTGTTGTTAAAGGTGGTAATTCATCCAAAAGCAGAGTAGTCACAGAAATTATCCCCCAGGAAGGTAGGTAGGGGGTAGGGGAGTTGGGGGGTGGGGGAGTGGGGGGAGTGGGGGAGTTGGGGGAGTTGGGGGAGTAGGGGGAGTGGGGGGAGTTGGGGGAGTGGGGGGAGTAAGGGGAGTAGGGGGAGTAGGGGGAGTAGGGGGAGTAGGGGGAGTAGGGGAGAAATTTCATTCTTCATTCTTCATTCTTCATTCTTCATTCTTCATTCTTCATTCTTCATTCTTCATTCTTCATTCTTCTGACTCCTTCCCCCCTATGATTGGTTGTATAAAACTTTATTGCGATTATCTGCACCAAGATTTGGTAAAGAATTATCTAATCGAGGTGTGACAGTATCGGGAATGTCAGTAGATACTTCTAATTCTTTTTCTAAAGTCTGGAGAAGTTTATCTTGTTGAACCCGAAAAGCTGATACATTGCCACCACGATTAATGATTGTAAACCAAACCAAGCCGCGATCGCGTGTGGGGACAACTCCAGCTAAAGCACTAACATCATTGAGAGTACCAGTTTTCATTACCGTTGCTTTGGGCATATGTCGAGAAT
The DNA window shown above is from Anabaena sp. WA102 and carries:
- the metG gene encoding methionine--tRNA ligase codes for the protein MNLVNKTEKTFALTTPLYYVNDVPHIGSAYTTIAADVVARFNRLQGHQVLLITGTDEHGQKIQRSAANLGKPPQDFCDEIVPSFLNLWDLLDIQYDRFSRTTAPRHQAIVKEFFQRVWETGDIYQGQQKGWYCVSCEEFKEERDLLADKHCPTHTNKQVEWRDEQNYFFRLSKYQTQLEEFYQSHPDFIQPVSRRNEVFNFVAQGLQDFSISRVNLDWGFPVPVNSQHTLYVWFDALLGYVTALLEPDAEPTLANALQTWWPINLHLIGKDILRFHAVYWPAMLMSAGLPLPDRVFGHGFLTKDGQKMGKTLGNTLDPITLVENYGSDAVRYYFLKEIEFGKDGDFNEIRFINVLNADLANDLGNLLNRTLNMVKKYCASQVPSISQSAIPIDNPLKTMGLQLGEKVKQAYTALAFNEACHYVLSLVQASNKFIDDQAPWSLYKQGKQGEVEVVLYAVLESVRLAAYLLSPIIPNISSDIYQQLGWGINFNEQKESAILAPFCTHSTWGILSDKQILGTPKPVFKRIETSK
- a CDS encoding LabA-like NYN domain-containing protein — protein: MLNNFENDSIFTPEQVLENRGRVAIFIDGSNLFYAALQLGIEIDYTKLLCRLTGGSRLLRAFFYTGVDRTNEKQQGFLLWMRRNGYRVIAKDLVQLPDGSKKANLDVEIAVDMMALCDSYDTAVLVSGDGDLAYAVNSVSYRGVRVEVVSLRSMTSDSLINVSDRYIDLEAIKEDIQKTPRQSYPYRPLSSMGFLDDPRDSNRHLEVPE
- the lptC gene encoding LPS export ABC transporter periplasmic protein LptC yields the protein MQDSQARENGRQDGKHQRGIKNHSPHFCSFLGLTSLTNWFYLPLILCLGLCLSSCGNLLPTQSKTDPSSPKDDDTKITFFRIVFEQFDEVGRPIWKVKAKEAKYTTDKQVGQAENPEGELYQDGKVVYQIKAEKADIKQDGKQLFLQGKIVATDTRNGIVFKGNELEWRPQEDLLIVRNQLNGSHKQLQAVAQEAKIKTREQRVEFSQGVVAKSTDPQLQMQTEHLIWHIKEEKLFSDRPIQIERYKDNKITARGQGNAAEINLKTQIATLKPQAKLELIDPPMQITSNSITWNINKENITTNSPIRIFQTAENVTVTANQGKMKIPENTVYLTGNVNAVGKRSQSLKSNQLTWYLDKKLLEAQGNIIYRQIEPKLTFQGETAVGNLETENIVVKGGNSSKSRVVTEIIPQEGR